GGCCCGGTGATCACCCGTTACGAAATCGAGCCCGCGGTCGGCGTCAAGGGCGCGCAGATCGTCAACCTGATGAAGGACCTGGCGCGCGCGCTGTCGCTGGTTTCCATCCGGGTGGTCGAAACCATTCCGGGCAAGACTTACATGGGCCTGGAGCTGCCCAATCCCAAACGCCAGATCGTCAAGCTGACCGAAATCATCGGCTCGGACGGCTATCAGAACATGGCGTCCAGGTTGACCATTGCGCTGGGCAAGGACATCGCTGGCCAGCCGGTGTCGGCCGATCTGGCCAAGATGCCCCACGTACTGGTGGCCGGCACCACCGGCTCCGGTAAATCAGTGGCCATCAACGCTATGATCCTGTCGCTGCTGTACAAGGCGACGCCGCAGGAAGTGCGGCTGATCATGGTGGACCCGAAAATGCTGGAGCTGTCGGTGTATGAAGGCATTCCGCACCTGCTGGCCCCGGTGGTCACCGACATGAAGCAGGCCGCCAACGCGCTGAACTGGTGCGTGGGCGAGATGGAGCGCCGCTACAAGCTGATGTCCAAGCTCGGCGTGCGCAATCTGGCCGGCTTCAACCAGAAGATCAAGGATGCCGACAAGGCCGGCGAGAAGATTCCAAATCCGTTCAGCCTGACGCCGGAAACGCCGGAGCCGCTGGACACCCTGCCCTTGATCGTGGTGGTGATAGACGAACTGGCCGATCTGATGATGGTGGCCGGCAAGAAGATCGAAGAGTTGATCGCCCGTCTGGCGCAGAAGGCCCGCGCGGCAGGCATTCACTTGATCCTGGCCACCCAGCGGCCATCGGTGGATGTGATCACCGGCCTGATCAAGGCCAATATCCCGACACGCATCGCCTTCCAGGTGTCCAGCAAGATAGACAGCCGCACCATCCTGGACCAGATGGGCGCGGAAACGCTGCTGGGCCAGGGCGACATGCTCTACCTGCCGCCGGGCACCGGCTACCCCAACCGCGTCCACGGCGCCTTCGTCTCCGACGAGGAAGTCCACCACGTCGTGGAGTTTCTGAAAGCCTCCGGCGAACCGAACTACATCGAAGGCATCCTCACAGGGCAGGCCGACGGCGACGACAACGCCAGCGCCGGCGGCCTAGACGGCGAATCGGACGGCGAATCGGATCCGCTGTACGACGAAGCCGTCGCCATCGTGGTGAAAACCCGCAAGGCGTCGATCTCTTCGGTGCAGCGCCATCTGCGAATCGGCTACAACCGCGCGGCGCGGCTGATCGAGCAGATGGAGGCCGCCGGCCTAGTATCCTCGATGGAAAGCAACGGCAACCGCACCGTGCTGGCCCCGGCCAGAGAAGACTGAGACCTCACGGACGCCGCCGCCGCGGCGTCCGCATTCCCACAATAAAGGATGGCCATGCCCCGCTATCTGCCCGAACCCGCGTTCCGCCATGATTACACGCCCAAGACCGGCGTGCTGCTGATCAATTTGGGTACCCCGGATGCGCCTACCGCGCAAGCGCTGCGCCCCTACCTCAAGCAATTCCTTTCAGATCCGCGCGTGATCGAGATCCCACGCCTGCCTTGGTGGTTGATTCTGAACGGCATCATTCTGAACACTCGACCCAAGCAGTCAGCTAAAAAATACGCCAGCATCTGGACCAAAGATGGCTCGCCGCTGCTGACGCACACCCGCAGCCAGGCCAAGCTGCTGAAGGGACAACTGGGAGAAATGGGGCTGCGCGAATTGGTTGTCGATTATGCGATGCGTTATGGCAACCCATCGATCGAAAGCGTAATCGGCAAGATGCGGGAACAAGGCGTGGAGCGGCTGTTGCTGCTGCCGCTGTACCCACAATACGCTGCCTCCTCCAGCGCCACCGCGTTAGACGAAGCCTTCCGGGTGCTGGCCCGTCTGCGCAACATGCCGGAAGTGCGCGCCGTGCGGCACTTTCACGACAATCCAGGGTATATCGCCGCGCTGGCGGCGCAGGTCCGCAAGCATTGGCAGCACGGCGGGTCGCCTGACACACTGGTGATGAGCTTCCACGGCGTGCCTCGCTTCACCCGCGACAAGGGCGACCCCTATCACTGCGAATGCCAGAGAACCGGCCGCCTGCTGGCCGAGGCTCTGCAGCTTCGGCCCGATCAATACGTCATCAGTTTCCAAAGCCGCTTTGGCCGCACCGAATGGCTGAAGCCCTATACCAGCGAAGTGCTGGAACAATTGGGCAGGGCGAAAACCGGCAAGATCGACGTGATTTGTCCAGGCTTTGTCGGCGATTGCCTGGAAACGCTGGAAGAAATCGCAATGGAGGGAAAAGAAACCTTCCTGAGCAGCGGCGGTGGCGAATTCCGCTACATCTCCTGCCTCAATGAGGATCCGCAATGGATAGCCGCACTCGCAGCCATTACCAGGGACAATCTGATAGGATGGATTGAAAAACCGGCAGAAGATGCCCAAGCGAGACGAATCCGCGCCCATGACATGGGGGCATCCTCCTGACATCAATGCCGGCCTTCACCTTGCCTGCCGCGCCGCACAAATCATTAAAAATCAACTGGATAACCTGAAAAACCGGGCATGTGACCTTTTGGTCATATGCCCGGTTTTAACTTATTTTCCGCAAAACGGCGATATTGATCCTATATTCATTGGGTGCGCGCCGGGCTGCATTGACACCCTCGCGAACTGCTCAACATAATCGATCGCAACTGACAGCCTCTTAATGGTGTTGTTGGTTTACCTAAAGAGATCATCAAAGTCTACGCAGATAAGATTCAGGGGAACTCTCAATGAACAAATACGCTCGCTACAGTCTGATCGCCACCGCCGTCATCGCCATGAGCGCCTGCAGCAAACAGGAACAACCCGCGGCCGATCAGGCCTCCTCCGCTCCGAGCCAGGCTGCAGGCGGAGGCGAAACCGTGGTCAAGATCGGCCAGGTTTCACCGATGTCCGGCCCCATCTCTCATCTGGGCAAGGACAATGAGTACGGCGCCAAGCTCGCCATCGAGGATCTGAACGCCAAAGGCGTTGAAATCGGGGGCAAGAAAGTCAAGTTCGAACTGGTGTCGGAAGACGATCAGGGCGATCCGAAAATCGGCACCCAGGTCGCGCAACGCCTGGTTGACGCCGGCGTGGTCGGCGTCGTCGGCCACCTGAACTCCGGCACCACCATTCCGGCCTCCAAGATCTATTCCGACGCCGGCATCCCGCAGATATCTCCGTCCGCCACCAACCCGGACTATACCAAGCAAGGCTTCAAGACGACCTTCCGCGTGATCGCCAACGACGTGCAGCAAGGCAAGGCGCTAGGCGAATTCGCCACCAAGGAGCTGCACGCCAAGAAGATCGCCATCATCGACGACCGCACCGCTTATGGCCAAGGCCTGGCCGACCAGTTCGAAGGCGCGGTGAAAAACGGCGGCTCGCAAGTGGTAAAACGCGAGTTCACCAACAACACCGCCACCGACTTCAACGCCATCCTCACCTCGATCAAGGCAACCAACCCGGATCTGGTGTTCTACGGCGGCATGGACGCGCAAGCCGGCCCGCTGGCCAAACAGATGCAACGCCTGGGCATCAAGGCCAAGCTGATGGGCGGCGACGGCTGGCAAACGCCTGAATTCGTCAAGCTGGCCGGCGATGCCTCCGAAGGCCAATTCGCTTCCAGCTGCGGCATTTCCCGCGACAAGATGCCTGGCTTCAAAGCCTTCGACGAGAAGTTCAAGAAGGAATTCAACACCGACGTGCAGATCTACGCGCCGTTCGAATACGACGCCGTGATGGTGCTGGTGGACGCAATGAAGCGCGCTAAATCCACCGATCCCAAAGCCTATCTGCCGGAAGTGGGCAAAACCGACTATGAAGGTGTGACGGGCAAGATCGCCTTTGACGACAAGGGCGACATCAAGAACGGAGCCGTTACCGTATATCAGGTGAAGAACGGCAAGTGGGAAGTGGTGTCCACCGTGGGCGGCAGCAAGTAAAGTCGCCCTTACGCCTGACGGCGCAGGCGCAAACGCCCCTTCGATTGCGGAGGGGCGTTTTCCTTGTGAAACAGCATCCTATGCGGTGCGGCCACATTGTTCATAGGCATGCTCAAGCGCTCAAATGACCAAGTCTACACATCAACAGGCGCTTGCTCGCTTAACTGGTCTACCAACGCGTAAGTTTGACGTCGTCGGACATTAAGAGCGCCGTAGCCTTTTTTAACAGCGACTTCGCCAGCTCCAACCGCAGGACGCGGGCCACCAACTCCTGAATGCGCTGTTGATCGGGCGTCAAGGCTTTGCTGCGTGGTGTGATGACGTGCATCTCCTGCTGCAGTTGCGCAATTCAGCGACGCAGAACCGTTTCTCCAACGCGAATGGCCTGGCAGGCCTGGCGAACGGAGTGGCCTTGCTCGAGAACGAGGCGGGCGGCTGCAAGTTTGAATTCGGGGTTGAAAGTACGACGTGCTCTGCTCATGGGTCACCTTGGTTGAGGCGGTGACTGTACCACCTAAGTTGGTGTCCGGATTTATTAGACCACTACATCCGGGACTTGACACCTATATAGCTGCGCTTCTTGTGTCGGCGTCAATATTTCCGAGATACGAACACCACGACTTCCCATGCCCCGCAAGACATCAGTGCTGTTTGGAACTAATTATTAAACCGATAAAGTTCAGGACTTAATTCAAATACACCAGCACCTACATCTACAAATTTATGCTCTCTATTAACTGAAGCACCCGTAGCAAGAAACTTGGCCAGCGGGATGTACGGATCGTCATCGAGAGAAACTTTTATTCCCCCTCTGGAAACACAATCCTGCCACTTAAGACAATTAATAACCAATATTTGCCTGTAGACCCCCCTTCAATTAGGCGCTCAATAATACTCTCAACCTCCTTCCAGCTTTCACCATCCTGGCTAAGAATTTCGGACAGTGGGTGAAATGGCCAACCAGATGCATTATGACGATCAAAGATAGTGAGAGACTTGACCAAATATTCCCTAAAGAATTTGGCCGAACAGCTATCTGCATCCCGTCGTTTTGCCACCGCATCAACAAACAATCCCAGCTCCTCTTGACTAATCATAGCCCACACCGTTTGCCTCTAAAATATTTCATCTAGCGGCGCCTTGAAAATTTACGTTATAAATCAATTCCCCATACCTGTTTCCAGGTATGCCATGGATCTACCCCAGCCTCTGGATGAGATGCTAGGGAAGGTCTGAACAAGTCCCCAACCTTCCCGCAAACTACTTCCACCCCAGCCTGACTCAGGACGCTACCATGCGACAGCA
This genomic window from Chromobacterium phragmitis contains:
- a CDS encoding branched-chain amino acid ABC transporter substrate-binding protein yields the protein MNKYARYSLIATAVIAMSACSKQEQPAADQASSAPSQAAGGGETVVKIGQVSPMSGPISHLGKDNEYGAKLAIEDLNAKGVEIGGKKVKFELVSEDDQGDPKIGTQVAQRLVDAGVVGVVGHLNSGTTIPASKIYSDAGIPQISPSATNPDYTKQGFKTTFRVIANDVQQGKALGEFATKELHAKKIAIIDDRTAYGQGLADQFEGAVKNGGSQVVKREFTNNTATDFNAILTSIKATNPDLVFYGGMDAQAGPLAKQMQRLGIKAKLMGGDGWQTPEFVKLAGDASEGQFASSCGISRDKMPGFKAFDEKFKKEFNTDVQIYAPFEYDAVMVLVDAMKRAKSTDPKAYLPEVGKTDYEGVTGKIAFDDKGDIKNGAVTVYQVKNGKWEVVSTVGGSK
- a CDS encoding DNA translocase FtsK, with amino-acid sequence MRFFKRKAVVKNNQTPLPPQLVALFREAWWLLMAVAAVYLVLVLASYSPLDSSWSHSSSDPTVRNYGGAFGAWLSDMLLYVFGFSAWWLVVFCLVAIGWGYRRIESLGFKFNPITAAAVGGFVLLLLSSSSFEAIVLDGKAVSLPLDAGGMFGHFIGKGIAHGLGLSGSYLLLGVLSAIGFSLFTGLSWLNLMERIGAWLEEGAMDLWRKWQAKKDREIGKETAQKREEKVSVAKKRIEDAAPVRIEPPVLEVPVSSKAQKPVQQSLFADPKDSALPGLSLLDAPKETLEPVSQETVEYTSRLIERKLADFGVEVKVIAAYPGPVITRYEIEPAVGVKGAQIVNLMKDLARALSLVSIRVVETIPGKTYMGLELPNPKRQIVKLTEIIGSDGYQNMASRLTIALGKDIAGQPVSADLAKMPHVLVAGTTGSGKSVAINAMILSLLYKATPQEVRLIMVDPKMLELSVYEGIPHLLAPVVTDMKQAANALNWCVGEMERRYKLMSKLGVRNLAGFNQKIKDADKAGEKIPNPFSLTPETPEPLDTLPLIVVVIDELADLMMVAGKKIEELIARLAQKARAAGIHLILATQRPSVDVITGLIKANIPTRIAFQVSSKIDSRTILDQMGAETLLGQGDMLYLPPGTGYPNRVHGAFVSDEEVHHVVEFLKASGEPNYIEGILTGQADGDDNASAGGLDGESDGESDPLYDEAVAIVVKTRKASISSVQRHLRIGYNRAARLIEQMEAAGLVSSMESNGNRTVLAPARED
- a CDS encoding transposase; this translates as MSRARRTFNPEFKLAAARLVLEQGHSVRQACQAIRVGETVLRR
- the hemH gene encoding ferrochelatase, coding for MPRYLPEPAFRHDYTPKTGVLLINLGTPDAPTAQALRPYLKQFLSDPRVIEIPRLPWWLILNGIILNTRPKQSAKKYASIWTKDGSPLLTHTRSQAKLLKGQLGEMGLRELVVDYAMRYGNPSIESVIGKMREQGVERLLLLPLYPQYAASSSATALDEAFRVLARLRNMPEVRAVRHFHDNPGYIAALAAQVRKHWQHGGSPDTLVMSFHGVPRFTRDKGDPYHCECQRTGRLLAEALQLRPDQYVISFQSRFGRTEWLKPYTSEVLEQLGRAKTGKIDVICPGFVGDCLETLEEIAMEGKETFLSSGGGEFRYISCLNEDPQWIAALAAITRDNLIGWIEKPAEDAQARRIRAHDMGASS